A single window of Rhodococcoides fascians A25f DNA harbors:
- a CDS encoding MMPL family transporter: protein MPTRFATTRPGLTLAVAGVLFLVLAAVAAGAMNALSLNRFEATNAPSAAAETLLKDTFETGTPNITVLVTANNGDVDSSAVTEEGLRLTELVDTFPGVDDAWSYWTEKVPTLSAGDGSSALIQAWAPGDATEVRQEILPALDEALSRTESSTIEVTLGGSDEVFRSVAEQSRTDFLRAELIIVPLVIALLWAVLRRLRLAAVVFATGLFSVVGTLAIMRVVAAFTEVSTFAANIALVMGIALGVDYGLFLIYRFREEARRTADLPLAVQRATQAAGRTIVFSGATVAASLAVLLVFPFPFLASFAYAGVAVVVTAVLAATFVLPAALVLLGRRALRRGEPATDGSALWRRITVATTGRPAVFAIAGVVILILLGAPVLGVRFGAPDDRILPQSVPVRALYDTIRDDYDSEDADAILIVAQTITPDQLGRYASELAALPDVLRVDSAVGSVAAGGALIPPADSAVRFTPGAAGSYLSVVPTRESLHDRAGFVSAVRSVEPPAEVLIGGSPAMLDDYTAGVTARLPLVAVLIALITFAILFVMTGSVIAPIKATILNLLSLTVMFGVLVWGFQNGNLAGLLGFTPTGAIEPSIPILMFCIAYGLSMDYEVFLLSRIKEEFDRTGDNRRSIVDGISRSAPVVTAAALILAASFATYATSGVTFLQQLGIGMALAVLVDATIIRAILVPSIMALTGRWNWWAPRPLARLHQRIGITDAHTTDTTQAEDSHREPKTYA, encoded by the coding sequence ATGCCCACCCGATTCGCCACAACCCGACCCGGACTCACCCTCGCAGTGGCCGGCGTCCTCTTTCTCGTGCTCGCGGCGGTCGCTGCCGGTGCGATGAACGCACTGTCCCTGAACAGGTTCGAGGCAACCAATGCCCCCTCGGCGGCAGCCGAAACGCTGCTCAAAGACACCTTCGAGACCGGCACACCGAACATCACCGTCCTCGTCACCGCGAATAACGGCGACGTCGACAGCTCGGCAGTGACCGAGGAGGGGTTGCGCCTGACCGAGCTCGTCGACACCTTCCCCGGTGTCGACGATGCATGGTCCTACTGGACTGAAAAGGTCCCGACGCTCTCCGCCGGAGACGGCAGCTCAGCGCTTATCCAAGCGTGGGCACCGGGCGACGCCACCGAAGTCCGACAAGAGATCCTTCCCGCCCTCGACGAGGCGCTCAGTCGAACGGAAAGCTCGACCATCGAAGTCACCCTCGGTGGCAGCGACGAAGTGTTCAGATCGGTCGCAGAGCAGTCGAGAACCGATTTCCTCCGCGCAGAACTGATCATCGTCCCACTGGTGATCGCACTGTTGTGGGCCGTGCTACGACGACTTCGCCTCGCCGCAGTGGTCTTTGCGACCGGACTGTTCTCGGTCGTCGGCACCCTGGCCATCATGCGGGTGGTGGCAGCGTTCACCGAGGTGTCGACCTTCGCGGCGAACATCGCGCTGGTGATGGGCATCGCGCTCGGCGTCGATTACGGACTGTTCCTGATTTACCGCTTCCGAGAAGAGGCCCGCCGCACCGCCGATCTGCCGCTGGCCGTGCAACGAGCGACGCAGGCAGCCGGGCGAACCATCGTGTTCTCCGGTGCCACAGTCGCTGCGTCCCTGGCCGTTCTGTTGGTCTTCCCGTTCCCCTTCCTGGCCTCGTTCGCCTATGCCGGGGTCGCCGTCGTAGTCACCGCTGTTCTCGCAGCGACATTCGTGCTCCCCGCAGCGTTGGTGCTGCTCGGGCGTCGAGCCCTGCGACGTGGGGAACCCGCTACCGACGGAAGCGCGCTGTGGCGGCGCATCACCGTGGCCACGACCGGGCGACCTGCGGTGTTCGCAATCGCCGGTGTGGTGATCTTGATACTGCTCGGTGCGCCCGTCCTCGGTGTTCGTTTCGGTGCACCCGACGATCGAATCCTCCCGCAATCGGTGCCGGTGCGCGCCCTCTACGACACCATCCGCGACGACTACGACAGCGAGGACGCCGATGCCATCCTGATCGTCGCCCAGACCATCACCCCGGACCAACTCGGTCGGTACGCATCCGAACTCGCCGCACTGCCCGACGTGCTCCGTGTCGACAGTGCGGTGGGCAGTGTCGCCGCGGGCGGAGCACTCATACCTCCGGCGGACAGCGCCGTCCGCTTCACTCCCGGCGCTGCAGGCAGCTACCTCTCGGTGGTACCCACTCGCGAATCACTCCACGACAGAGCGGGATTCGTCTCCGCGGTACGGTCGGTCGAGCCTCCCGCGGAGGTGCTGATCGGCGGCTCACCAGCCATGCTCGACGACTACACCGCCGGCGTCACCGCCCGGCTACCACTGGTGGCCGTGCTCATCGCACTGATCACCTTCGCCATTCTGTTCGTGATGACCGGATCCGTCATCGCACCGATCAAAGCCACCATCTTGAACTTGTTGTCACTGACGGTGATGTTCGGTGTGCTGGTGTGGGGCTTTCAGAACGGTAATCTCGCAGGGCTGCTGGGCTTCACACCTACCGGAGCGATCGAACCGAGTATCCCGATCCTGATGTTCTGCATTGCCTACGGCCTGTCGATGGACTACGAAGTCTTCCTGCTCTCGAGAATCAAGGAAGAGTTCGATCGCACCGGAGACAATCGACGATCCATCGTCGACGGCATCTCCCGCTCCGCGCCCGTCGTGACCGCAGCAGCTCTCATCCTGGCTGCCTCCTTCGCCACCTATGCCACATCCGGGGTGACATTCCTGCAGCAACTCGGGATCGGCATGGCCCTGGCGGTTCTCGTCGATGCCACCATCATCCGAGCGATCCTCGTCCCGTCCATCATGGCCCTGACCGGACGCTGGAACTGGTGGGCACCGCGCCCACTGGCACGCCTGCATCAGCGCATCGGCATCACCGACGCGCACACCACCGACACAACACAGGCCGAAGACAGCCACCGAGAGCCGAAAACATATGCGTAG
- a CDS encoding TetR/AcrR family transcriptional regulator: MAEILDGAEELFGEVGFDAATTNAIASRSGMSPGSLYQFFRNKEEIASALAERYVTELTAAQSAAVDPRPDGAPETLPQFIDRAVDNMVAFNAANPAFLQLFSRADTQPALYAAVVPLQNELSTRVSATLAALAPALSGDRIALHSLVALQITRGMMPVIAAEKTSKKAQLVTELKTALIRYLSEALAS; encoded by the coding sequence ATGGCCGAGATACTCGACGGCGCGGAGGAGTTGTTCGGAGAAGTCGGGTTCGACGCAGCGACGACGAATGCGATCGCGAGCAGGTCAGGTATGTCACCGGGATCGCTGTATCAGTTCTTCAGAAACAAGGAAGAGATCGCTTCCGCCTTGGCTGAGCGCTACGTCACCGAGCTGACCGCTGCCCAATCCGCCGCGGTCGATCCCCGGCCCGACGGGGCACCGGAAACCCTGCCGCAGTTCATCGACCGCGCCGTCGACAATATGGTTGCTTTCAACGCGGCCAATCCTGCCTTCCTGCAGCTGTTCTCGCGGGCGGACACCCAACCGGCTCTCTACGCAGCGGTCGTACCGCTGCAGAACGAACTATCCACGAGGGTGTCAGCGACCCTGGCCGCACTGGCACCGGCCCTGTCCGGCGATCGCATCGCCCTGCACTCCCTGGTGGCCTTGCAGATCACCCGCGGAATGATGCCCGTCATCGCTGCAGAAAAGACCAGCAAAAAGGCGCAGCTCGTGACCGAGCTCAAGACAGCACTGATCCGATACCTGTCCGAGGCACTGGCCTCTTGA
- a CDS encoding alpha/beta fold hydrolase, whose product MTDPHLPILILSGAGLPPWIWDEVQKRIVADSVVAPRPAGHADAPLSAYVDAAIEAAPAGRFAVVAHSSGGVVGSEVARLLADRVESFIAISAVIPVGHASFVTAMPAPRRWVLAAGIRLGGTRPPTSSLRRGLSGGLSDEMATRIVDEFVPESKGLYLDSTVDRAWSGRRGYLVTTQDRQISPALQRRFAQRLDGTWSEEILTGHLPMLQDPHTTATKIDDFLSA is encoded by the coding sequence ATGACCGATCCGCACCTTCCGATTCTGATACTCAGCGGCGCTGGGCTCCCCCCGTGGATCTGGGACGAGGTGCAAAAGCGGATCGTCGCCGATTCCGTTGTTGCTCCCCGGCCTGCCGGACACGCGGATGCGCCACTTTCTGCATATGTCGATGCTGCCATCGAGGCCGCGCCCGCCGGCAGGTTCGCAGTCGTGGCGCATTCTTCGGGCGGTGTGGTCGGCTCCGAAGTGGCACGCCTTCTCGCGGATCGGGTGGAGTCGTTCATTGCCATCTCCGCTGTGATCCCAGTTGGCCACGCCTCGTTCGTGACTGCGATGCCAGCCCCTCGCCGATGGGTTCTGGCAGCAGGGATACGCCTCGGGGGCACCCGTCCCCCTACCAGTTCGCTTCGGCGCGGACTCAGTGGAGGATTGAGCGATGAGATGGCAACCCGAATCGTCGACGAGTTCGTGCCCGAATCCAAAGGTCTCTACCTAGATTCAACAGTTGACCGCGCGTGGTCAGGTCGCCGGGGCTACCTGGTCACGACCCAGGATCGACAGATCTCGCCCGCTCTCCAGCGCCGGTTCGCACAGAGGCTGGACGGAACATGGTCGGAAGAGATCCTGACGGGCCATCTGCCGATGCTTCAGGACCCGCACACAACAGCCACAAAGATCGATGACTTCCTGTCCGCCTGA
- a CDS encoding helix-turn-helix transcriptional regulator yields MFAKVLDAMDAHTRARAALLADRVWIDAAHDGRSNRNLRKIEQGLAEQRVLALRYCDNYGAETQRRVDPALLAHTAGHWYLVAHCRTAQAIRWFRLDRVQSANLTNEKAGCVPVESAGQPPPTARSLNDF; encoded by the coding sequence GTGTTCGCGAAGGTTCTCGACGCGATGGACGCCCATACCCGGGCGCGTGCGGCATTGCTTGCAGACCGAGTCTGGATCGATGCCGCGCACGATGGGCGGAGCAACCGGAACCTCAGGAAGATCGAGCAGGGCCTGGCCGAGCAACGCGTGCTCGCACTCCGTTACTGCGACAATTACGGAGCCGAGACGCAACGACGGGTGGACCCAGCACTCCTGGCTCACACCGCTGGCCACTGGTACCTCGTCGCCCATTGCCGGACCGCACAAGCAATTCGGTGGTTTCGTCTCGATCGCGTGCAGAGCGCGAACCTCACGAACGAGAAAGCGGGCTGTGTCCCAGTCGAATCTGCGGGCCAACCGCCGCCCACAGCACGGTCGCTGAACGACTTCTGA
- a CDS encoding MFS transporter, translating to MSLAAAIGTATIYPLQPGVAEVATSMDVSVTEIGVALACGPVGYLLGLILLVPLVDRFAPRHVLSVQFAALAAVLALNAAVVDPWPLGLVVGVVGAGSSVGAQLSSVAGRFADPLRRATVLGIVTAGISAGILTGRIVGGWLTDVIGWRGMLLTFAATCVVIAVAARFALPAATVRVTTGYLATVRALPGLFVRHPLLRLAAGRGALWFFAFCTVWAGLAVALSQPPFSYSAERIGLYAFAGLLGILATRIAGVWTDRVGANAVILVGLVLAVLAAAALSLFLSNTAVTLICLGLFDAGLFAAQVANQSTVLAINPTAPAQLNSAYMVVYFIGGSVGTAFGASAVHWWGWTATTSIAAGAILIAAAITAISRRRR from the coding sequence ATGTCGCTTGCCGCCGCGATTGGTACTGCAACCATCTATCCGCTCCAGCCGGGTGTGGCTGAGGTGGCCACCTCGATGGATGTCTCGGTCACCGAGATCGGCGTTGCCCTCGCGTGTGGGCCCGTTGGCTACCTGCTGGGGTTGATTCTGCTGGTGCCGCTGGTCGACCGATTCGCACCCCGACACGTGCTGTCTGTCCAATTCGCCGCATTAGCAGCAGTTTTGGCCCTCAACGCCGCGGTCGTAGACCCGTGGCCTTTGGGTCTCGTTGTGGGTGTCGTCGGGGCTGGTTCTTCAGTGGGCGCGCAGCTGAGTTCGGTAGCGGGCCGGTTCGCTGATCCGCTCCGGCGCGCCACAGTCCTGGGCATCGTCACTGCCGGGATCTCCGCCGGCATACTTACGGGCCGCATTGTCGGCGGCTGGCTGACCGACGTCATCGGTTGGCGCGGGATGCTTCTCACTTTCGCCGCAACGTGCGTGGTGATCGCCGTGGCAGCGCGATTTGCCCTTCCCGCCGCCACGGTCCGCGTCACGACCGGCTATCTCGCCACGGTCCGTGCACTACCTGGTCTATTCGTTCGTCACCCACTGCTCCGGTTAGCTGCGGGCCGCGGAGCGTTGTGGTTCTTCGCTTTCTGCACGGTGTGGGCCGGTCTTGCAGTTGCACTGTCGCAACCACCATTCTCCTACTCCGCAGAGCGAATCGGGCTCTACGCGTTCGCCGGTTTGCTGGGCATCCTCGCCACCAGGATTGCCGGCGTCTGGACTGACCGCGTTGGCGCGAACGCGGTGATTTTGGTTGGGCTCGTCCTGGCAGTCCTCGCCGCCGCAGCGCTATCGCTGTTCCTCTCGAACACAGCGGTCACACTCATCTGCTTGGGATTGTTCGACGCTGGACTGTTCGCCGCCCAGGTGGCTAACCAGAGCACGGTCCTTGCCATCAACCCCACCGCGCCAGCCCAGCTCAATAGCGCCTACATGGTCGTCTACTTCATCGGCGGCAGCGTCGGCACCGCATTCGGTGCCTCAGCAGTCCACTGGTGGGGATGGACAGCGACTACGTCCATAGCTGCCGGAGCAATACTGATCGCCGCAGCGATCACCGCCATCTCCAGAAGGAGACGCTAA
- a CDS encoding nuclear transport factor 2 family protein, with the protein MTNTGLQPLDGHAFATNAERITNTASIHEWTALYAPDATAEWIIDGARQHLVGRTAITAAATELATLWRTQHLRVAKTVQCADAATIALTWTGGFRNELNQVGTEIWTFRDGFVTHHTMHAHLDVRDHTSIRARLRLAVTAPRIVLALTWQRARSPR; encoded by the coding sequence ATGACCAACACCGGACTGCAACCTCTCGATGGACATGCGTTCGCCACCAACGCCGAACGCATCACCAACACCGCATCGATTCACGAGTGGACAGCCCTGTACGCCCCAGACGCCACCGCCGAATGGATCATCGACGGAGCCCGACAACACCTAGTCGGCCGAACCGCTATCACCGCCGCAGCAACCGAACTCGCCACCCTCTGGCGAACGCAACACTTACGCGTAGCGAAAACTGTGCAGTGCGCGGATGCCGCCACGATCGCGCTCACATGGACCGGGGGCTTTCGCAACGAACTGAACCAAGTCGGCACCGAAATATGGACCTTCCGAGACGGATTCGTCACCCACCACACGATGCACGCCCATCTCGACGTCCGCGACCATACCTCTATCCGTGCCCGCCTACGCCTCGCCGTAACCGCACCGCGCATCGTCCTCGCCCTCACCTGGCAGCGAGCCCGAAGTCCGCGATAG
- a CDS encoding SDR family oxidoreductase, with product MRVLVVGASGYNGSRIAAHLREQGHWVRGFVRDPARAPTGLDQVVVGDVATGVGLSEALAGIDVAYYFVHSLDSTDQDNRDLTAARHFTAAADSAALPRCVFFSTLPAPNGAPAPLYQRNRLAVEQELLTLPGTVVVRAGMVLGDQSRGLRPYLQLIRRAPLIPMGPWRRHRMAVVDIATTTECLIHAGTTPEHIGRIVDIPASGEPTHEQLVRAIMESLNLHRPIVRVPWSTPTLDAFLTSRFTDDSFHFSRHLASINRFDYVVDPMRTQPFAHITPRPLHAALEMLVESPSGPGSR from the coding sequence GTGAGAGTTCTCGTTGTAGGTGCCAGTGGATACAACGGCAGCCGCATCGCGGCCCACCTACGAGAGCAAGGTCATTGGGTGCGTGGGTTCGTCCGCGACCCCGCCCGCGCTCCAACTGGCTTGGACCAGGTCGTTGTCGGAGACGTCGCGACCGGAGTTGGCTTGTCGGAGGCGCTCGCTGGTATCGATGTCGCCTACTACTTCGTGCATTCGTTGGATTCAACCGACCAGGACAATCGGGATCTCACCGCGGCCCGCCACTTCACGGCAGCCGCGGACTCGGCGGCGTTACCTCGCTGCGTCTTCTTCAGCACGCTCCCCGCCCCCAACGGCGCGCCCGCACCGCTCTACCAACGCAACCGCCTCGCCGTCGAGCAGGAACTCCTCACCCTGCCCGGGACGGTCGTCGTTCGCGCCGGAATGGTCCTCGGCGACCAGTCACGAGGACTACGGCCCTACCTGCAACTCATCCGCCGCGCTCCCCTGATCCCGATGGGCCCGTGGCGCAGACATCGCATGGCTGTCGTCGACATCGCCACCACCACCGAGTGTCTGATCCACGCCGGCACCACCCCCGAACACATCGGCCGCATCGTCGACATCCCAGCATCGGGCGAACCCACACATGAGCAGCTCGTGCGCGCAATCATGGAGTCCCTGAACCTGCACAGACCGATCGTTCGAGTCCCGTGGAGTACGCCCACGCTCGACGCGTTCCTCACCTCGCGCTTTACCGACGACTCGTTTCACTTCAGCCGACATCTCGCCAGCATCAACCGATTCGACTATGTCGTCGACCCCATGCGCACACAGCCGTTCGCGCACATCACACCCCGCCCCCTGCATGCGGCCCTCGAGATGCTAGTCGAGAGCCCCTCCGGCCCTGGCAGCCGGTGA
- a CDS encoding nuclear transport factor 2 family protein has product MATTEARNFVDTFIDFWAAPSSARLTEILHDDVVLVQPLSRRLDGIRSAQCEFDSLWGWMPDLRAEVVRWHGDAEVVFIELRLHANWGGQRVEWPCVDRLLLRDGKAVERHAFFDPLPLVLTLLRHPSVWRSWWRSGGSRPWRYGHTSPYAVTRSARGNAS; this is encoded by the coding sequence ATGGCAACTACCGAAGCGCGGAACTTCGTCGACACGTTCATCGACTTCTGGGCTGCTCCGTCGTCCGCGCGGCTGACCGAAATCTTGCATGACGATGTCGTCCTCGTTCAGCCACTCAGCAGGCGCTTGGACGGAATCCGTTCTGCTCAATGCGAGTTCGACAGTTTATGGGGGTGGATGCCCGACCTGCGGGCCGAGGTCGTCCGCTGGCACGGGGACGCCGAGGTGGTGTTCATCGAGCTGCGGCTGCATGCGAACTGGGGTGGACAACGCGTCGAGTGGCCGTGTGTGGACCGGCTGCTTCTACGCGATGGAAAAGCCGTGGAACGTCATGCCTTCTTCGACCCGCTACCGTTGGTGTTGACGCTGCTTCGACACCCGTCGGTGTGGCGGTCGTGGTGGCGATCGGGCGGTTCCCGCCCTTGGAGGTACGGGCACACATCGCCGTACGCGGTCACCCGGTCAGCGCGTGGGAACGCATCGTGA
- a CDS encoding winged helix-turn-helix transcriptional regulator, whose protein sequence is MTRRSYQQFCGLAGALDAVGERWTLLIVRDLMAGPMRYTDLAASLHGIGTSLLAERVKQLEADGVITRRDLPPPAASTVYELTAVGWELADALVPLAIWGARHQLESERTPDRRFQPEWSLTVFARLIATSEPQGRGVYDFTIDGESVHITHVGTSTTVTRGLAPGGADAAVIGDSGIVAALVAGRLAIADALATGSLAIDGTDTALHTLVAALPPAADRPN, encoded by the coding sequence ATGACGCGGCGCAGCTATCAACAGTTCTGCGGGTTGGCCGGTGCGCTGGATGCCGTCGGAGAGCGATGGACTCTGCTGATCGTCCGGGACCTGATGGCAGGGCCGATGCGCTACACCGACCTGGCGGCATCGCTGCACGGCATCGGTACGAGCCTGCTCGCGGAGCGCGTCAAACAACTCGAAGCAGACGGGGTGATCACGCGGCGGGATCTTCCACCTCCGGCCGCGTCGACGGTCTACGAACTCACCGCAGTGGGGTGGGAACTCGCCGATGCCCTGGTGCCGCTGGCAATCTGGGGAGCCCGCCACCAGCTCGAATCGGAACGAACCCCGGACCGACGCTTTCAGCCGGAGTGGAGTCTGACCGTGTTCGCCAGGCTCATCGCAACCAGTGAGCCGCAAGGGCGTGGGGTGTACGACTTCACGATCGACGGGGAAAGTGTCCACATCACCCACGTCGGCACATCGACCACAGTGACCCGAGGCCTCGCGCCCGGTGGTGCCGACGCCGCGGTCATCGGCGATTCGGGAATCGTCGCTGCTCTGGTCGCCGGCCGCCTTGCTATAGCTGACGCATTGGCCACCGGCAGTCTCGCAATCGACGGAACCGACACTGCGTTGCACACTCTCGTCGCAGCACTACCTCCTGCGGCTGATCGCCCGAACTGA
- a CDS encoding LysR family transcriptional regulator ArgP, giving the protein MYNHDQLATLAAICDSGSFEGAAMALHISSSAVSQRITALERASGAALLQRTRPVLPTRNGQALLRLARQIEVLTVDADAELRGGSNSTDTAAPLRFSLAINADSVSTWFQPVMKAIAVDRRILLDLHIEDQDHTDALLRQGVVMAAVTTSRTAAPGCTVESLGAMVYWPACAPSLIRDTDADFCDPSRLPMLRFDKKDDLQHAYLRKIKAHREPPIHYLPSNREFLTAARLGLGWGVLPEGQIARDLADGTLVHLDPDHNVTIPLYWQRWHLPSETLDRITAWVRDAAHHALIATPKERKIANRAPSRSVPGAATPAPA; this is encoded by the coding sequence ATGTACAACCACGATCAGCTCGCCACACTCGCCGCGATCTGCGATTCAGGGTCGTTCGAGGGGGCCGCGATGGCGTTGCACATCTCGTCTTCTGCAGTCAGTCAACGTATTACCGCGCTCGAACGAGCGTCGGGGGCCGCGCTGCTGCAGCGAACCAGGCCGGTACTACCCACCAGAAACGGACAAGCTCTGCTCCGACTCGCGCGGCAAATCGAAGTCCTCACCGTCGACGCCGACGCTGAGCTACGCGGCGGCTCTAACTCGACGGATACCGCTGCGCCATTGCGTTTTTCGCTGGCCATCAATGCCGACTCGGTCTCGACGTGGTTCCAACCGGTAATGAAAGCGATCGCCGTCGACCGACGGATACTGCTGGACCTACACATCGAAGATCAGGACCATACAGACGCTCTACTGCGTCAAGGCGTGGTCATGGCCGCCGTGACGACTTCACGTACCGCAGCACCTGGCTGTACGGTCGAATCCCTCGGAGCCATGGTTTATTGGCCCGCGTGCGCGCCGTCACTCATTCGCGACACCGACGCCGACTTTTGCGATCCCAGCCGCCTCCCGATGCTGCGATTCGACAAAAAGGACGACCTACAACACGCCTATCTACGCAAGATCAAAGCGCACCGTGAACCCCCGATCCATTACCTCCCATCGAACCGCGAATTCCTGACTGCAGCTCGACTCGGGCTCGGGTGGGGCGTGCTACCGGAAGGACAAATCGCGCGCGACCTCGCCGACGGGACACTCGTTCACCTCGACCCCGACCACAACGTCACCATTCCCCTGTATTGGCAACGATGGCACCTGCCGTCCGAAACCCTCGACAGAATCACAGCCTGGGTACGCGACGCCGCCCATCACGCATTGATCGCCACACCCAAAGAACGAAAAATAGCAAATCGTGCCCCAAGTCGTTCGGTGCCCGGCGCGGCAACACCGGCACCTGCGTGA
- a CDS encoding LysE family translocator encodes MNNPVLAYLPVAIVFGIIPGPDVMLAVKHSLSGGVRHGVAVALGAATGSMAWGIAAAVGLASLLTSVPGAFDAVRIAGAAYLVYLGIESIWQRKGSFTDVDAATYSAHQPKWSRAFVTGFVADLLNPKMGAFYLAVLPQFIPRDGNVFVWSMLLMSIEFVVALICLSSYALLASSARRFLEKGRVGAWLERGLGVVLVGFGVRLAFE; translated from the coding sequence GTGAACAACCCCGTTCTGGCCTATCTCCCTGTCGCTATTGTCTTCGGAATAATTCCAGGCCCTGACGTCATGCTGGCGGTCAAGCACTCGCTGTCCGGCGGTGTGCGTCACGGCGTCGCCGTCGCGTTGGGTGCGGCGACGGGGTCGATGGCGTGGGGCATCGCTGCGGCCGTGGGGCTGGCATCTTTGCTCACCAGCGTCCCCGGGGCATTCGACGCGGTACGTATCGCAGGTGCTGCCTACCTGGTGTACCTGGGAATTGAGAGCATCTGGCAGCGGAAGGGCAGCTTCACCGACGTCGATGCCGCGACTTACAGTGCGCACCAGCCGAAGTGGTCGCGCGCGTTCGTGACCGGTTTCGTCGCAGACCTGTTGAACCCGAAGATGGGTGCGTTCTATCTGGCGGTGCTCCCTCAGTTCATTCCGCGCGACGGGAACGTCTTCGTGTGGTCCATGCTGCTCATGTCGATCGAGTTCGTGGTGGCGCTGATATGTCTGTCCTCGTACGCACTTCTCGCCTCGTCCGCTCGCCGGTTCTTGGAGAAGGGTCGGGTGGGGGCGTGGCTCGAGCGTGGACTGGGTGTTGTTCTGGTGGGCTTCGGCGTCCGGCTGGCCTTCGAGTAG
- the argH gene encoding argininosuccinate lyase: MSEKLWGGRFSTDITDDVLCYTETASVDSRMLEHDLWQNMAHVLMLGRAGINTEPDTKVLLAGLLDMESSRADGGLQLDVRQEDVHLNTEFMLIERIGPVGGRMHTARSRNDQVQTDARMVTREWLLDASEELLMFAQDLLGCPESEREAVLPGYTHSQAAQPISVAFWKAAHAQALLRDASRLMDAWKRININPLGACALAGTTFALDRDYTSRLLGFDAPMVNALDATSTRDWTVEVAGAAASGAVNLSRMQEEIVTWSSNEYALAEVHDSFATGSSIMPQKKNPVVAELARGKSGRAVGALVQLLVMEKSVGLGYSCDLQEDKPVYWGALDTYLDTIRLCRRQNLHTAFDGARGRALCWDNFSTATEIANILVSRFDVPFRTAHRITGDLVNAALAAGHTLRNVAFTTTFLREEHDIDINEVDMKQICDPLHTLRSYISAGSTGPTRVAEQQEQGLADVTDRLAKIRQARTRLWEAKAECLRAARSVVGGVSVPELAMEVGV, encoded by the coding sequence ATGAGCGAAAAGCTCTGGGGTGGAAGATTCTCCACCGATATCACCGACGATGTACTTTGCTACACGGAGACAGCATCGGTGGACAGCAGAATGCTCGAACACGACCTGTGGCAGAACATGGCTCATGTTCTGATGCTCGGTCGCGCGGGAATCAACACCGAACCCGACACCAAAGTGCTTCTCGCTGGGCTGCTCGACATGGAGAGCAGCCGAGCCGACGGTGGATTGCAGCTCGACGTCCGACAAGAAGATGTGCACCTCAACACCGAATTCATGCTCATCGAACGGATCGGACCCGTCGGCGGCCGCATGCACACCGCACGGTCCCGAAACGATCAGGTGCAGACCGACGCACGCATGGTCACCCGCGAGTGGCTGCTCGATGCCAGCGAAGAACTGCTCATGTTCGCGCAGGATCTGCTCGGGTGCCCCGAGTCGGAACGAGAAGCAGTCCTACCTGGCTACACGCATTCGCAGGCAGCGCAACCGATTTCGGTAGCATTTTGGAAGGCTGCGCACGCACAGGCCTTGCTGCGTGATGCCTCCCGCCTGATGGATGCCTGGAAGCGCATCAACATCAATCCGCTCGGCGCGTGTGCGCTCGCCGGAACTACATTCGCCTTGGACCGCGATTACACCTCCCGGCTTCTCGGGTTCGATGCACCGATGGTCAATGCGCTCGATGCGACGTCGACGAGGGACTGGACAGTCGAAGTAGCGGGCGCAGCTGCCAGCGGTGCTGTGAATCTGTCTCGCATGCAGGAAGAGATCGTCACCTGGAGCTCGAATGAATACGCTCTCGCCGAAGTGCACGATTCGTTCGCGACCGGTAGCTCGATCATGCCGCAGAAGAAGAATCCGGTGGTTGCGGAACTGGCGCGAGGGAAGTCCGGTCGCGCGGTGGGTGCGCTGGTGCAACTGCTGGTGATGGAGAAGTCGGTCGGTCTCGGGTACAGCTGCGACCTGCAGGAGGACAAACCGGTTTACTGGGGTGCCCTCGATACGTACCTCGACACCATTCGCCTGTGCCGACGCCAGAACCTGCACACCGCGTTCGACGGTGCTCGCGGCAGAGCCCTGTGCTGGGACAACTTCTCGACCGCGACAGAGATCGCCAACATCTTGGTCTCTCGGTTCGACGTTCCTTTCCGCACAGCCCACCGCATCACCGGTGACCTCGTCAACGCCGCCCTCGCAGCCGGTCATACCCTGCGCAACGTCGCGTTCACCACCACTTTCCTCCGCGAGGAACACGACATCGACATCAATGAGGTCGACATGAAGCAGATATGCGATCCCCTCCACACACTGCGCAGCTACATCTCTGCCGGATCCACCGGACCGACGCGGGTCGCCGAACAGCAGGAGCAAGGCCTGGCCGACGTGACCGACAGACTCGCCAAAATCCGGCAAGCCAGAACCCGCCTCTGGGAGGCGAAGGCGGAATGCCTACGAGCAGCGCGATCCGTCGTCGGCGGCGTGAGCGTGCCCGAACTCGCGATGGAGGTCGGGGTATGA